The following coding sequences lie in one Rutidosis leptorrhynchoides isolate AG116_Rl617_1_P2 chromosome 4, CSIRO_AGI_Rlap_v1, whole genome shotgun sequence genomic window:
- the LOC139842956 gene encoding uncharacterized protein, translating into MVVAVSNRNRITMGQCHKKHIRAGWWKKLGDGRDALFWEDVWIGDVALKNKFARLFRLDNNQDAYVNDRVQHVNGLIQFTWAWTRPPLGRVTDELEQMKGLIEGSSLLSNGSSTWQWKLDNSGGYNSRLVSLKIDERIIGRPGKLHDTMRNNYIPQKMGIFVWRALRDRIPVRVELDKRGIDVDTILCPMCNDFVETVEHTLITCKLAKDVWQAIYNWWESTPPNSSDLSDFFSGTGRGNLSGENKKIWQAIG; encoded by the exons atggtggtggcggtttcgAACCGAAACCGAATCACCATGGGTCAATGTCATAAAAAGCATATACGGGCGGGATGGTGG AAGAAACTAGGCGATGGACGTGATGCGCTCTTTTGGGAAGACGTATGGATTGGTGACGTTGCATTAAAAAATAAATTCGCTAGACTTTTCAGGCTCGATAACAACCAAGACGCGTACGTGAACGATCGAGTGCAGCATGTTAATGGGCTGATTCAGTTTACATGGGCATGGACACGACCCCCATTGGGTCGCGTTACTGACGAACTAGAACAAATGAAAGGTCTGATCGAGGGCAGTTCACTTTTGAGCAATGGCAGCTCAACATGGCAGTGGAAACTAGATAACTCAGGAGGCTACAATTCGAGgttagtatcattaaaaattgatgAACGTATTATTGGAAGACCGGGTAAACTACATGACACAATGAGAAACAATTATATTCCCCAAAAAATGGGTATATTTGTTTGGAGGGCCCTTCGAGATAGAATCCCGGTTAGAGTGGAACTTGACAAGCGTGGAATAGATGTGGATACCATTTTATGTCCTATGTGTAATGATTTCGTCGAAACGGTGGAACATACTCTCATCACGTGTAAATTAGCAAAAGATGTTTGGCAAGCTATCTATAATTGGTGGGAATCGACTCCTCCCAATTCTAGCGACTTATCAGACTTCTTTTCCGGTACGGGTCGAGGAAATCTATCGGGCGAAAACAAAAAAATTTGGCAAGCTATAGGGTAA